From a single Lates calcarifer isolate ASB-BC8 linkage group LG12, TLL_Latcal_v3, whole genome shotgun sequence genomic region:
- the LOC108898959 gene encoding LIM domain and actin-binding protein 1 isoform X2, with translation MDSGPFNRRSWATQSLRITAKELSLVSGRGKSNAIAERFSKYQRAAEESSAEKKKGSFESATPSLRSGNLNALKKRWEQAENHNRSKPPSVPLPSQSSIQRRPPALARPPSISENPLPSESPGPQTAQGGEPAADQAQLRPSAAPEAPKAEGQRGMDRDEVTHSERPEKLEEQVPTSPCASYEKLRVPLNNLKMKFEKGEDKVSKGGRTTLRSTSSDDMDQRSGLSVSDRVLETSSLREKMAKYQAAVSKQGTTRSGVAAEVPAPKTSAPAPQKHIPVPECNGESGEPPKTSRFCPPERETCIACLKTVYPLERLVAHQHVYHKSCFRCVHCNTKLSLGNYASLHGNIYCKPHFSQLFKTKGNYDEGFGLRPHKELWEPRAEGEEGEEVVKPKEPEESAVATRPAESVSDKETTPTPTEETSPQVKVTDMTALLETRVQTQASSGEKQQPTERPAETRKLRIAWPPSAGESHSGMVALSPVTEGTPSGLSRPWRAKWPPEEESTSPFLSTERVELKSLRRSSSLKERSRPFTIAANPAPATSLGPRERRRPLKALQEWRASFEEKNPSSEKSAKENKPEQQQQEKKKQELPQIQSEEENLETPREQREEKDKQAQKENISSAAADKMVTEEGSQRSISPGISPSPSPPLQPKQNRSSQDVGFWEEDKEGSDAEEMSAEDIIKRNRYYDEEEDCDS, from the exons TCTTTCGAGAGTGCGACACCCTCCCTGCGGTCAGGCAACCTGAACGCCCTGAAGAAGCGCTGGGAGCAAGCGGAGAACCACAACCGCAGCAAACCTCCTTCTGTCCCCCTTCCGAGCCAGTCCAGCATACAGCGTAGGCCACCTGCCCTCGCCAGGCCTCCCTCTATCAGTGAAAACCCCCTTCCGTCAGAGAGCCCCGGCCCGCAGACAGCTCAGGGAGGTGAACCCGCAGCTGACCAAGCCCAGCTTCGGCCCTCAGCAGCTCCAGAAGCACCCAAAGCTGAAGGGCAGAGAGGGATGGACCGGGATGAGGTGACACACAGTGAAAGACCTGAAAAGCTTGAAGAGCAAGTTCCAACCAGCCCCTGTGCCTCATATGAAAAGCTCAGAGTGCCACTGAACAACCTGAAGATGAAATTTGAGAAGGGAGAGGACAAAGTCAGCAAG GGCGGCAGGACAACATTACGCAGCACTTCATCAGACGACATGGACCAACGCAGcg gcctgtctgtgtctgacagagTGTTGGAGACGTCGTCCCTGAGGGAGAAGATGGCGAAGTACCAGGCTGCTGTTTCTAAACAAGGCACCACACGATCT GGTGTGGCTGCAGAGGTGCCTGCTCCAAAAACATCTGCACCTGCACCTCAGAAACACATACCTGTACCCGAGTGCAATG GTGAGAGCGGCGAGCCACCCAAAACATCCAGG TTCTGCCCGCCGGAGAGGGAGACGTGCATCGCTTGTTTAAAAACTGTGTACCCCCTGGAGAGACTGGTGGCTCATCAGCACGTCTACCACAAAAGCTGCTTCCGCTGCGTTCACTGCAACACAAAGCTCAG TCTTGGGAATTATGCCTCCCTGCATGGTAATATCTACTGCAAGCCACATTTCAGCCAGCTGTTTAAAACCAAAGGCAACTACGATGAGGGCTTTGGCCTTCGCCCTCACAAGGAGCTGTGGGAACCTCGAGCCGAGGGAGAGGAAGGTGAAGAAGTGGTAAAGCCAAAAGAACCCGAGGAATCAGCAGTGGCGACGCGTCCAGCTGAGAGTGTCTCAGACAAAGAGACAACCCCAACCCCAACGGAGGAAACATCCCCGCAGGTAAAGGTGACAGACATGACCGCCTTACTGGAGACACGCGTGCAGACACAGGCCAGCTCCGGCGAGAAACAGCAGCCTACGGAGAGGCCGGCAGAGACGCGCAAACTCAGGATCGCCTGGCCTCCCTCGGCCGGGGAGAGCCACTCTGGGATGGTGGCGCTCAGTCCAGTCACGGAGGGAACGCCCTCAGGATTGAGTCGACCCTGGAGAGCCAAGTGGCCCCCAGAGGAAGAGTCAACGTCACCATTCCTGAGCACGGAGCGGGTTGAACTGAAGAGCCTGAGGAGGAGCTCTTCCCTGAAGGAGCGCAGTCGGCCTTTCACTATTGCAGCCAACCCCGCCCCTGCGACCAGCCTGGGACCCAGGGAGCGCCGCCGCCCTCTCAAGGCCCTGCAGGAATGGAGAGCATCATTCGAGGAAAAAAACCCATCATCTGAAAAATCAGccaaagaaaataaaccagagcagcagcagcaggagaagaaaaaacaggagCTGCCTCAAATACAGAGCGAAGAGGAGAACCTGGAGACTCCGCGTGAGCAGcgggaggagaaagacaaacaagctcagaaagaaaacatctcaTCGGCGGCGGCGGACAAGATGGTGACAGAGGAGGGCTCCCAGAGAAGCATCTCTCCGGGCATCTCACCGTCTCCTTCTCCACCTTTGCAGCCAAAACAGAACCGCAGCTCCCAGGATGTGGGCTTCTGGGAGGAAGACAAAGAAGGAAGTGATGCAGAGGAGATGAGCGCAGAGGATATAATCAAGAGGAACCGCTACTAtgacgaggaggaggactgTGACTCATAG
- the LOC108898959 gene encoding LIM domain and actin-binding protein 1 isoform X1 — MDSGPFNRRSWATQSLRITAKELSLVSGRGKSNAIAERFSKYQRAAEESSAEKKKGSFESATPSLRSGNLNALKKRWEQAENHNRSKPPSVPLPSQSSIQRRPPALARPPSISENPLPSESPGPQTAQGGEPAADQAQLRPSAAPEAPKAEGQRGMDRDEVTHSERPEKLEEQVPTSPCASYEKLRVPLNNLKMKFEKGEDKVSKGGRTTLRSTSSDDMDQRSGLSVSDRVLETSSLREKMAKYQAAVSKQGTTRSGVAAEVPAPKTSAPAPQKHIPVPECNGESGEPPKTSRKFCPPERETCIACLKTVYPLERLVAHQHVYHKSCFRCVHCNTKLSLGNYASLHGNIYCKPHFSQLFKTKGNYDEGFGLRPHKELWEPRAEGEEGEEVVKPKEPEESAVATRPAESVSDKETTPTPTEETSPQVKVTDMTALLETRVQTQASSGEKQQPTERPAETRKLRIAWPPSAGESHSGMVALSPVTEGTPSGLSRPWRAKWPPEEESTSPFLSTERVELKSLRRSSSLKERSRPFTIAANPAPATSLGPRERRRPLKALQEWRASFEEKNPSSEKSAKENKPEQQQQEKKKQELPQIQSEEENLETPREQREEKDKQAQKENISSAAADKMVTEEGSQRSISPGISPSPSPPLQPKQNRSSQDVGFWEEDKEGSDAEEMSAEDIIKRNRYYDEEEDCDS; from the exons TCTTTCGAGAGTGCGACACCCTCCCTGCGGTCAGGCAACCTGAACGCCCTGAAGAAGCGCTGGGAGCAAGCGGAGAACCACAACCGCAGCAAACCTCCTTCTGTCCCCCTTCCGAGCCAGTCCAGCATACAGCGTAGGCCACCTGCCCTCGCCAGGCCTCCCTCTATCAGTGAAAACCCCCTTCCGTCAGAGAGCCCCGGCCCGCAGACAGCTCAGGGAGGTGAACCCGCAGCTGACCAAGCCCAGCTTCGGCCCTCAGCAGCTCCAGAAGCACCCAAAGCTGAAGGGCAGAGAGGGATGGACCGGGATGAGGTGACACACAGTGAAAGACCTGAAAAGCTTGAAGAGCAAGTTCCAACCAGCCCCTGTGCCTCATATGAAAAGCTCAGAGTGCCACTGAACAACCTGAAGATGAAATTTGAGAAGGGAGAGGACAAAGTCAGCAAG GGCGGCAGGACAACATTACGCAGCACTTCATCAGACGACATGGACCAACGCAGcg gcctgtctgtgtctgacagagTGTTGGAGACGTCGTCCCTGAGGGAGAAGATGGCGAAGTACCAGGCTGCTGTTTCTAAACAAGGCACCACACGATCT GGTGTGGCTGCAGAGGTGCCTGCTCCAAAAACATCTGCACCTGCACCTCAGAAACACATACCTGTACCCGAGTGCAATG GTGAGAGCGGCGAGCCACCCAAAACATCCAGG AAGTTCTGCCCGCCGGAGAGGGAGACGTGCATCGCTTGTTTAAAAACTGTGTACCCCCTGGAGAGACTGGTGGCTCATCAGCACGTCTACCACAAAAGCTGCTTCCGCTGCGTTCACTGCAACACAAAGCTCAG TCTTGGGAATTATGCCTCCCTGCATGGTAATATCTACTGCAAGCCACATTTCAGCCAGCTGTTTAAAACCAAAGGCAACTACGATGAGGGCTTTGGCCTTCGCCCTCACAAGGAGCTGTGGGAACCTCGAGCCGAGGGAGAGGAAGGTGAAGAAGTGGTAAAGCCAAAAGAACCCGAGGAATCAGCAGTGGCGACGCGTCCAGCTGAGAGTGTCTCAGACAAAGAGACAACCCCAACCCCAACGGAGGAAACATCCCCGCAGGTAAAGGTGACAGACATGACCGCCTTACTGGAGACACGCGTGCAGACACAGGCCAGCTCCGGCGAGAAACAGCAGCCTACGGAGAGGCCGGCAGAGACGCGCAAACTCAGGATCGCCTGGCCTCCCTCGGCCGGGGAGAGCCACTCTGGGATGGTGGCGCTCAGTCCAGTCACGGAGGGAACGCCCTCAGGATTGAGTCGACCCTGGAGAGCCAAGTGGCCCCCAGAGGAAGAGTCAACGTCACCATTCCTGAGCACGGAGCGGGTTGAACTGAAGAGCCTGAGGAGGAGCTCTTCCCTGAAGGAGCGCAGTCGGCCTTTCACTATTGCAGCCAACCCCGCCCCTGCGACCAGCCTGGGACCCAGGGAGCGCCGCCGCCCTCTCAAGGCCCTGCAGGAATGGAGAGCATCATTCGAGGAAAAAAACCCATCATCTGAAAAATCAGccaaagaaaataaaccagagcagcagcagcaggagaagaaaaaacaggagCTGCCTCAAATACAGAGCGAAGAGGAGAACCTGGAGACTCCGCGTGAGCAGcgggaggagaaagacaaacaagctcagaaagaaaacatctcaTCGGCGGCGGCGGACAAGATGGTGACAGAGGAGGGCTCCCAGAGAAGCATCTCTCCGGGCATCTCACCGTCTCCTTCTCCACCTTTGCAGCCAAAACAGAACCGCAGCTCCCAGGATGTGGGCTTCTGGGAGGAAGACAAAGAAGGAAGTGATGCAGAGGAGATGAGCGCAGAGGATATAATCAAGAGGAACCGCTACTAtgacgaggaggaggactgTGACTCATAG
- the LOC108898959 gene encoding LIM domain and actin-binding protein 1 isoform X3, whose product MDRDEVTHSERPEKLEEQVPTSPCASYEKLRVPLNNLKMKFEKGEDKVSKGGRTTLRSTSSDDMDQRSGLSVSDRVLETSSLREKMAKYQAAVSKQGTTRSGVAAEVPAPKTSAPAPQKHIPVPECNGESGEPPKTSRKFCPPERETCIACLKTVYPLERLVAHQHVYHKSCFRCVHCNTKLSLGNYASLHGNIYCKPHFSQLFKTKGNYDEGFGLRPHKELWEPRAEGEEGEEVVKPKEPEESAVATRPAESVSDKETTPTPTEETSPQVKVTDMTALLETRVQTQASSGEKQQPTERPAETRKLRIAWPPSAGESHSGMVALSPVTEGTPSGLSRPWRAKWPPEEESTSPFLSTERVELKSLRRSSSLKERSRPFTIAANPAPATSLGPRERRRPLKALQEWRASFEEKNPSSEKSAKENKPEQQQQEKKKQELPQIQSEEENLETPREQREEKDKQAQKENISSAAADKMVTEEGSQRSISPGISPSPSPPLQPKQNRSSQDVGFWEEDKEGSDAEEMSAEDIIKRNRYYDEEEDCDS is encoded by the exons ATGGACCGGGATGAGGTGACACACAGTGAAAGACCTGAAAAGCTTGAAGAGCAAGTTCCAACCAGCCCCTGTGCCTCATATGAAAAGCTCAGAGTGCCACTGAACAACCTGAAGATGAAATTTGAGAAGGGAGAGGACAAAGTCAGCAAG GGCGGCAGGACAACATTACGCAGCACTTCATCAGACGACATGGACCAACGCAGcg gcctgtctgtgtctgacagagTGTTGGAGACGTCGTCCCTGAGGGAGAAGATGGCGAAGTACCAGGCTGCTGTTTCTAAACAAGGCACCACACGATCT GGTGTGGCTGCAGAGGTGCCTGCTCCAAAAACATCTGCACCTGCACCTCAGAAACACATACCTGTACCCGAGTGCAATG GTGAGAGCGGCGAGCCACCCAAAACATCCAGG AAGTTCTGCCCGCCGGAGAGGGAGACGTGCATCGCTTGTTTAAAAACTGTGTACCCCCTGGAGAGACTGGTGGCTCATCAGCACGTCTACCACAAAAGCTGCTTCCGCTGCGTTCACTGCAACACAAAGCTCAG TCTTGGGAATTATGCCTCCCTGCATGGTAATATCTACTGCAAGCCACATTTCAGCCAGCTGTTTAAAACCAAAGGCAACTACGATGAGGGCTTTGGCCTTCGCCCTCACAAGGAGCTGTGGGAACCTCGAGCCGAGGGAGAGGAAGGTGAAGAAGTGGTAAAGCCAAAAGAACCCGAGGAATCAGCAGTGGCGACGCGTCCAGCTGAGAGTGTCTCAGACAAAGAGACAACCCCAACCCCAACGGAGGAAACATCCCCGCAGGTAAAGGTGACAGACATGACCGCCTTACTGGAGACACGCGTGCAGACACAGGCCAGCTCCGGCGAGAAACAGCAGCCTACGGAGAGGCCGGCAGAGACGCGCAAACTCAGGATCGCCTGGCCTCCCTCGGCCGGGGAGAGCCACTCTGGGATGGTGGCGCTCAGTCCAGTCACGGAGGGAACGCCCTCAGGATTGAGTCGACCCTGGAGAGCCAAGTGGCCCCCAGAGGAAGAGTCAACGTCACCATTCCTGAGCACGGAGCGGGTTGAACTGAAGAGCCTGAGGAGGAGCTCTTCCCTGAAGGAGCGCAGTCGGCCTTTCACTATTGCAGCCAACCCCGCCCCTGCGACCAGCCTGGGACCCAGGGAGCGCCGCCGCCCTCTCAAGGCCCTGCAGGAATGGAGAGCATCATTCGAGGAAAAAAACCCATCATCTGAAAAATCAGccaaagaaaataaaccagagcagcagcagcaggagaagaaaaaacaggagCTGCCTCAAATACAGAGCGAAGAGGAGAACCTGGAGACTCCGCGTGAGCAGcgggaggagaaagacaaacaagctcagaaagaaaacatctcaTCGGCGGCGGCGGACAAGATGGTGACAGAGGAGGGCTCCCAGAGAAGCATCTCTCCGGGCATCTCACCGTCTCCTTCTCCACCTTTGCAGCCAAAACAGAACCGCAGCTCCCAGGATGTGGGCTTCTGGGAGGAAGACAAAGAAGGAAGTGATGCAGAGGAGATGAGCGCAGAGGATATAATCAAGAGGAACCGCTACTAtgacgaggaggaggactgTGACTCATAG